One genomic region from Nitrospira sp. CR1.1 encodes:
- a CDS encoding DnaJ domain-containing protein, translated as MQHTRSTDYYATLELSSDATEAEIRRAWHEQMQVWHPDRFVHSPALHKKAEVRTQLINQAYQTLSDPAARARYDTGRHHPSAPPPPPRPSPAVRPQPAARSRQELRGPQTMLNVTRFSHPKIMVPAIHLLVDVRETQPYEFKGLVRIAGTRKQALPVGDYAIAEAPEIFCVERRRTEELNTIFSNPSGNRLEFLRELEPLLAIPHRFLLIEGALQTNRGEGRLGQYHRNGLIDFLDSLTARFGIQIVQADTREEAEERVANLAAIHYAYSLAEQQGLGRCLTENDV; from the coding sequence ATGCAGCACACACGCAGCACCGACTACTACGCTACCCTGGAACTTTCGTCAGACGCGACAGAGGCCGAGATCAGGCGCGCCTGGCATGAACAGATGCAGGTCTGGCATCCCGATCGCTTTGTGCATTCACCTGCGCTGCACAAGAAAGCCGAAGTCCGCACCCAACTGATCAATCAGGCCTATCAAACGCTCAGTGACCCGGCCGCCCGCGCCCGTTACGATACCGGAAGACACCATCCCTCTGCGCCGCCCCCTCCGCCGCGGCCCTCTCCGGCGGTTCGCCCGCAACCTGCCGCACGTTCGCGACAGGAGTTGCGCGGACCACAAACGATGCTGAACGTCACCCGGTTCAGTCATCCGAAAATCATGGTGCCCGCCATCCATCTCCTCGTCGATGTACGCGAAACACAGCCCTATGAATTCAAGGGGCTCGTACGGATCGCCGGAACGCGGAAACAGGCCCTGCCGGTAGGGGACTACGCCATTGCGGAAGCGCCCGAGATATTCTGCGTCGAACGCCGGCGCACGGAAGAACTGAATACCATCTTCTCGAATCCGTCAGGCAATCGTCTGGAATTTCTCCGCGAACTTGAACCGCTTCTCGCGATTCCGCATCGGTTTCTCCTCATCGAAGGCGCCCTTCAAACAAATCGAGGCGAAGGACGATTGGGACAGTATCATCGCAATGGGTTGATAGACTTTCTCGATTCCCTCACAGCGCGATTCGGGATTCAGATTGTCCAGGCAGACACTCGCGAGGAAGCCGAAGAACGGGTCGCGAATCTGGCCGCTATCCATTACGCGTACTCTCTCGCCGAGCAACAAGGCCTCGGTCGATGCCTCACGGAAAACGACGTCTAA
- a CDS encoding 6-phosphofructokinase, producing MTIREPRPVVGILVGGGPAPGINSVIGAATIRSILGGCEVIGIQDGFKWIMEGNTSKVRRLSIEDISRIHFSGGSCLGTARANPTQKTEHLDTCLASLHKLGVTRLITIGGDDTAFSALKLEQRGGGRLQVAHVPKTIDNDLDLPHGIPTFGFQTARHIGVELVKSLMVDAETTSRWYFVVTMGRKAGHLALGIGKAAGATLTIIPEEFRQKPIRLRTLVDILVAAFIKRLSAGRSDGVAVLAEGLVEILDQQDLNGLEDVERDQHGHVRLAEINFGFVLKRAVEKELRAFGIKTTIVDKNIGYELRCADPISFDMEYTRDLGYCAAQFLLEGGSAAMVSIQNGRFIPIPFGDILDPATGRTRVRMVDVESESYAIARRYMIRLSPEDLSQPENVVRLATAAGLAADDFRKRFEYLMGHDA from the coding sequence ATGACCATACGTGAACCGCGACCGGTCGTGGGCATTCTCGTCGGCGGAGGGCCGGCGCCAGGCATCAACAGTGTGATCGGGGCCGCGACGATTCGAAGCATTCTCGGCGGATGCGAGGTGATCGGCATTCAGGATGGGTTCAAGTGGATCATGGAAGGGAACACCAGCAAGGTCAGGCGCTTGTCGATCGAAGACATCAGCCGCATCCACTTCAGCGGCGGTTCTTGTCTGGGAACCGCGCGCGCCAATCCCACGCAGAAAACCGAGCATCTCGATACCTGTCTGGCGAGTCTGCACAAGCTGGGGGTGACCAGGTTGATCACGATCGGCGGAGATGATACGGCGTTTTCCGCATTGAAATTGGAGCAACGGGGAGGCGGCCGGCTTCAGGTGGCGCATGTGCCCAAGACCATCGACAACGACCTTGATCTGCCGCACGGAATTCCCACCTTCGGATTCCAGACGGCCCGTCATATCGGGGTCGAGCTGGTGAAAAGTCTGATGGTCGATGCAGAGACCACCTCGCGTTGGTATTTCGTGGTCACGATGGGCCGCAAGGCCGGACACCTGGCGCTCGGGATCGGCAAGGCCGCCGGCGCCACCTTGACTATTATTCCGGAAGAGTTTCGCCAGAAACCCATTCGTCTGCGGACGCTGGTCGATATTCTCGTCGCCGCGTTCATCAAGCGGCTCAGTGCCGGCAGGTCGGACGGGGTCGCGGTCCTGGCCGAAGGCCTGGTCGAAATCCTCGACCAGCAGGACTTGAATGGGTTGGAGGATGTGGAACGTGATCAGCACGGACATGTGCGGTTAGCGGAGATCAATTTCGGTTTTGTGCTCAAGCGGGCGGTGGAGAAGGAACTGCGCGCGTTCGGGATCAAGACCACCATCGTCGATAAAAACATCGGGTATGAATTGCGCTGCGCGGACCCTATTTCATTCGACATGGAATACACGCGGGATCTGGGCTATTGCGCGGCCCAGTTTCTCCTGGAGGGCGGCAGCGCGGCCATGGTATCGATTCAAAACGGACGATTTATCCCGATTCCGTTCGGCGACATTCTCGACCCGGCCACCGGCCGCACGCGTGTGCGCATGGTGGATGTTGAGTCCGAGTCCTACGCGATTGCCCGCCGGTACATGATTCGACTCTCGCCGGAGGATTTGAGTCAGCCGGAGAACGTGGTTCGATTGGCGACCGCAGCCGGATTGGCCGCCGATGATTTCCGCAAACGGTTCGAGTATCTGATGGGGCACGATGCGTGA
- a CDS encoding AbrB/MazE/SpoVT family DNA-binding domain-containing protein, producing MLAKKTSKNQVTLPKKALEDIPETEYFDVTAKGGVLILRPVTMAEKGSRLAAVRRKIKELGIEMKDMDRAIAWARGRHRR from the coding sequence ATGTTGGCAAAGAAGACATCGAAGAATCAGGTAACATTGCCCAAGAAGGCGTTGGAAGACATTCCCGAAACGGAGTATTTTGATGTCACGGCAAAAGGCGGGGTGCTGATACTGAGGCCGGTAACCATGGCGGAGAAGGGTTCGCGCCTCGCAGCGGTTCGCCGGAAAATCAAAGAGCTCGGGATTGAGATGAAAGACATGGACCGCGCCATTGCCTGGGCAAGAGGACGCCATCGCCGGTGA
- a CDS encoding putative toxin-antitoxin system toxin component, PIN family, producing MGKRTPSPVIRAVLDTNVVISALLFSGPPSQLVSAWQSGRFCPVVSAPILDEYLRVLAYPKFKLTNTEIRGLLEEELIPFIETAQSGSTDIPGIRDPDDAKFIGCAMAAEVRWLVSGDDDLLSLRHVESVDILSVTAFLQQLKRRL from the coding sequence CTGGGCAAGAGGACGCCATCGCCGGTGATTCGAGCGGTTCTTGACACGAACGTCGTCATCTCGGCATTGCTATTCTCTGGCCCGCCATCACAACTTGTTTCTGCCTGGCAATCGGGCCGGTTTTGCCCCGTCGTATCCGCGCCTATCCTGGACGAATATCTCCGTGTTCTTGCTTATCCGAAATTCAAGCTGACAAATACCGAAATACGAGGCTTACTGGAAGAAGAGCTGATTCCCTTCATTGAAACCGCTCAATCTGGGTCAACGGACATTCCCGGCATACGCGACCCTGACGATGCCAAGTTCATCGGCTGCGCCATGGCCGCCGAGGTCCGCTGGCTCGTGAGCGGCGACGACGATCTCCTGAGCCTTCGTCACGTCGAGTCGGTCGACATCCTTTCGGTCACAGCCTTCCTTCAACAACTGAAGCGGAGGCTATAG
- a CDS encoding AAA family ATPase has product MALSTTVHDLRTLIRSSHPLIVIETVEEDRVLTLLQSVAAQERMPLFEWSITRGLTRPEERQSLSKLTATPLAVLQHLHGLTVEGIFWLKDLAPHLQDAAVARQLREVSQHFSRSRATCLVTGHPIALPLDLDQIAVRLDLQLPDRQELQTMLQSVLQSLRTRTSPRRPASTTVVQSLLNSMTAPKTANTGPSDQDCDAILRALQGLTLHQARQVITQCVVEDGVLSADDVQTILTRKVQAIKDGGLLEYYPLEDNRFELGGFVNLKSWLERAKVGFTAEAKALNLTPPRGIMLVGVPGCGKSLAAKAIAREWRLPLLKLDAGRLFDKFIGESEKNFRKAIEMAESLSPIVLWIDEIEKAMAAGGGSGDADAGLSRRLFGAFLTWLQEKKQDVFVVATANNLSALPPELLRKGRFDEIFFVDLPDTAERTAIWKIHLSLRKQNNAGFDLQKVVDASEGFSGSEIEQAVVAALYRALHRKQPLTTDLLIEEISHTVPLSVTRREDLDQLRATAQGRFVNVR; this is encoded by the coding sequence ATGGCCCTCTCCACGACCGTGCATGATCTCCGCACCTTGATCCGCTCCTCCCACCCGCTCATTGTCATCGAGACCGTGGAAGAAGACCGGGTGTTGACCCTGCTCCAATCCGTGGCCGCCCAGGAACGGATGCCGCTGTTCGAGTGGTCGATTACGAGAGGGCTCACCAGGCCAGAAGAAAGACAGAGCCTCAGCAAGTTGACCGCCACGCCCCTCGCCGTCCTTCAACATCTCCATGGATTGACGGTTGAAGGCATCTTCTGGCTCAAGGACCTCGCCCCGCACTTGCAGGATGCCGCCGTCGCGCGCCAACTGCGCGAGGTGAGCCAGCACTTCAGCCGCTCACGCGCGACCTGTCTCGTAACCGGTCATCCCATCGCCTTGCCGCTCGACCTCGATCAGATTGCGGTGCGACTCGACCTCCAACTACCCGATCGACAGGAATTACAGACCATGCTTCAGAGCGTCCTGCAATCCCTGAGAACGAGGACGTCACCCCGTCGCCCAGCATCCACCACCGTGGTGCAGAGCCTCCTCAATTCCATGACCGCGCCGAAGACGGCGAACACAGGTCCCTCCGATCAGGACTGTGACGCGATCCTTCGCGCCTTACAGGGACTGACCTTGCATCAAGCTCGACAGGTCATTACCCAATGCGTCGTCGAAGACGGGGTGCTCTCCGCCGATGATGTGCAGACAATTCTCACGCGCAAGGTCCAGGCGATCAAGGATGGCGGCTTGCTGGAGTACTACCCGCTGGAAGACAACCGGTTCGAACTCGGTGGATTCGTGAATCTGAAATCCTGGCTGGAGCGGGCGAAGGTGGGATTCACAGCCGAAGCCAAGGCGCTCAACCTGACCCCGCCGCGCGGCATTATGCTGGTGGGTGTGCCGGGATGCGGCAAATCGCTGGCGGCCAAAGCCATTGCGCGCGAATGGCGACTACCGCTGCTCAAATTGGATGCGGGCCGGCTATTCGATAAATTCATCGGCGAGTCCGAAAAAAACTTTCGCAAGGCCATCGAGATGGCAGAATCACTGTCGCCGATCGTGCTCTGGATCGATGAAATTGAAAAGGCCATGGCGGCGGGCGGTGGCAGCGGCGATGCGGATGCGGGCTTGAGCCGCCGGCTCTTCGGCGCGTTCCTCACCTGGCTGCAGGAAAAGAAGCAAGACGTCTTCGTCGTGGCCACGGCGAACAATCTCTCCGCACTCCCGCCGGAGTTATTGCGCAAGGGACGATTTGACGAGATTTTCTTCGTAGACCTGCCGGACACAGCCGAACGCACGGCCATCTGGAAGATCCATCTCAGCCTTCGCAAACAGAACAACGCGGGGTTCGATCTTCAGAAAGTCGTGGACGCCAGCGAAGGATTCAGCGGCTCGGAAATCGAGCAGGCCGTGGTCGCTGCGCTCTATCGCGCCCTGCACCGCAAACAGCCGTTGACAACGGATCTGCTCATTGAAGAAATTTCCCACACCGTGCCGCTGTCGGTGACTCGGCGGGAAGACCTCGATCAGCTGCGAGCCACCGCCCAAGGCCGTTTCGTCAACGTACGCTGA
- a CDS encoding response regulator — MIRSVVSAPKRPQGHSRPAATRAAHCVRPYTEAKCGSRMSERSPGPSRISFAKHRTYVSLIPTAFCSIRTRCSMIEILVVDDNLQLREILRTILNTRPGFCVTGEAADGIAASQLAQTLRPHIILMDVGMGRMDGIEATRRIRALLPDTVVIGMSCHNSREVEGALRAVGANAFLPKELVPEKIFDVIAQQLSHDQPPQ; from the coding sequence ATGATTCGATCCGTCGTATCTGCCCCAAAACGTCCCCAAGGGCATAGCCGTCCGGCTGCTACGCGAGCAGCTCATTGTGTGCGACCCTACACGGAGGCGAAATGTGGGTCAAGGATGAGCGAACGATCTCCTGGGCCTTCAAGAATATCATTCGCGAAACATCGGACATATGTTAGCCTGATACCAACGGCCTTCTGCTCCATTCGAACGAGGTGCTCCATGATTGAGATTCTCGTCGTCGATGACAACCTGCAGTTGAGAGAGATCCTGCGAACGATCTTGAATACACGACCGGGGTTTTGCGTCACCGGTGAAGCAGCCGACGGCATCGCCGCGTCTCAACTGGCTCAAACTCTTCGGCCGCACATCATCCTCATGGACGTAGGCATGGGCCGCATGGACGGGATCGAAGCGACGCGCCGGATTCGAGCCCTCTTACCGGACACAGTCGTGATTGGAATGTCCTGCCATAACAGCAGGGAGGTCGAGGGAGCGTTGCGTGCCGTCGGGGCGAATGCGTTCCTTCCCAAAGAACTGGTACCCGAGAAAATCTTTGACGTCATTGCCCAGCAACTGTCGCACGACCAGCCTCCACAGTGA
- a CDS encoding tetratricopeptide repeat protein, which produces MNPCVSARLRTRILHSPHASNGFEEGNGMATTRETRTMMTDRPLMASLQGRHVRRNGHPRGLLLILFLTLVTGGISNVLASDTPLRSEGQIAQRAKTAWEQGTIDLALGILEQGIQDHPQALALHQLRGDMFATSRRTEAALEAYDTVLAHIPAALDVRWARWSVLVRSGQVEEAVAELQRIAGLDPHNPLIHLRLARELRKLDRLEDSFEAYKKAVALGPDMLNWRLAMARARFDILDYEGAERDVHFVLDRVPAGSPLHLSARNLLSLFFGSTERGRRFAPVMTPDVSSQQLRDWSMIRAEGYRLFEAGRFREAEPVYRELLRLNPMDPLAGRHLSLILMGLGRCKDALAVSQTGSEFDPTDEEHTTTAFRMGQCMVELERWEDAYMQFKTLYDATVEFEKSTKEVQLPSGTRVLNKGALTQWLDKIRPHVLEFARQVEAEAAANAAQAKAAAPATPPEAELAAKAIDALKPQNTLDAAASLVGRDADFAWFRFVIPAKKVMRDDSPTGAHDFIPLDPGITFPANQQDIYLVFSLVTASYDEVPLAARCFKETTELAGAQAAVAQDRLIMATNDQSGYFVLPRPAAGWTSGLYRCGLFAGEDTSAYTQVDEVRFRIIEPTRPS; this is translated from the coding sequence ATGAATCCTTGCGTCTCAGCGCGCTTGAGGACACGAATCCTTCACTCTCCTCATGCCTCTAATGGTTTCGAGGAAGGCAACGGCATGGCTACAACACGAGAGACACGCACCATGATGACAGATAGACCCCTGATGGCTTCTCTTCAAGGCCGACATGTTCGCCGGAATGGTCACCCACGTGGCCTGCTGCTCATTCTTTTTCTCACGCTTGTCACGGGAGGGATTTCCAACGTCTTGGCCAGTGACACTCCGCTTCGCTCGGAGGGCCAGATTGCCCAACGTGCCAAGACCGCCTGGGAACAGGGCACGATCGATCTCGCGCTCGGTATCCTCGAACAGGGCATCCAGGACCATCCTCAGGCCCTCGCGCTCCATCAACTTCGCGGCGACATGTTCGCCACCTCCCGTCGAACCGAAGCCGCCCTTGAGGCGTACGACACCGTTCTGGCACATATTCCCGCTGCGCTTGATGTGCGATGGGCCAGGTGGAGCGTGCTGGTGCGGTCGGGACAGGTCGAAGAAGCGGTCGCCGAGCTTCAACGCATCGCCGGACTTGATCCCCACAACCCGCTCATCCACTTGCGTCTGGCGCGCGAACTGCGAAAACTCGACCGCCTGGAGGACTCCTTCGAGGCCTACAAGAAAGCCGTCGCCCTTGGGCCGGACATGCTCAATTGGCGATTGGCCATGGCCCGGGCGCGTTTCGATATTCTGGATTATGAGGGCGCTGAACGCGACGTGCACTTTGTCCTGGATCGAGTCCCGGCCGGTTCGCCGCTTCATCTGTCGGCTAGGAATCTGCTCTCGCTGTTCTTCGGCTCGACGGAACGGGGCCGCCGCTTTGCACCGGTCATGACGCCGGATGTCAGTTCACAACAACTTCGCGATTGGTCAATGATTCGTGCGGAAGGCTACCGCCTCTTCGAGGCGGGCCGGTTTCGTGAAGCTGAACCGGTCTATCGGGAACTTTTGCGCTTAAACCCGATGGATCCGCTCGCCGGCCGGCACCTCAGTCTCATCCTCATGGGGCTGGGGCGCTGCAAAGACGCGCTCGCCGTGTCTCAAACGGGGTCTGAGTTCGACCCGACCGATGAAGAACACACCACGACGGCATTTCGTATGGGTCAATGCATGGTGGAACTTGAACGCTGGGAAGACGCGTACATGCAGTTCAAGACGCTGTACGATGCGACCGTCGAGTTCGAGAAATCGACCAAGGAAGTCCAACTCCCCTCAGGCACCAGGGTATTGAATAAGGGCGCCCTGACGCAATGGTTGGACAAGATTCGTCCGCACGTGCTGGAGTTTGCGCGACAAGTCGAGGCCGAAGCGGCAGCCAACGCGGCTCAAGCCAAAGCAGCGGCGCCGGCCACCCCGCCGGAGGCGGAACTCGCGGCCAAGGCCATCGACGCCTTGAAGCCGCAGAACACGCTGGATGCTGCGGCTTCCCTCGTCGGCCGGGACGCTGATTTCGCCTGGTTCCGCTTCGTCATTCCGGCCAAAAAAGTGATGCGGGACGATTCGCCGACCGGCGCGCACGACTTTATCCCGCTGGACCCGGGAATCACCTTCCCCGCCAATCAGCAGGATATTTACCTGGTCTTCAGCCTGGTCACCGCCTCGTACGATGAGGTACCGCTGGCTGCACGCTGTTTCAAAGAGACCACCGAGTTGGCCGGAGCGCAAGCAGCCGTCGCGCAGGACCGACTCATCATGGCCACGAACGATCAGTCCGGCTATTTCGTCCTGCCCCGTCCTGCGGCTGGATGGACTTCCGGCCTCTACCGGTGCGGACTTTTTGCGGGGGAAGACACATCGGCCTATACCCAGGTCGACGAAGTGCGGTTCCGCATCATCGAGCCGACGAGGCCTTCGTAA